Genomic window (Rosa chinensis cultivar Old Blush chromosome 6, RchiOBHm-V2, whole genome shotgun sequence):
ATATATTGTAAACATTGTAAATGCACaaattaatgaaatacaatttcAACATGGTATCAGTAGTCTAAGGTGTCAACTTTACCTCCTTTGTTTTTCCTGTGTCTACATCCTTCTTCCAATCTCACCCTCCCTATCTCCATGGCCTCTTCTTCGTCCAACCCTCCCTCCCAAAACACTGCTCAATTCACCAAACTTACAGAAACAAATTATCTTGTATGGCTTCGTCAGCTAAAACCATATCTTCATGGTGCGAAACTCTGGGGCTATATAGATGGATCTATCCCTGAACCTACTGCCACCAAAACACAACCTGCAAGTTGTGGCCAATCTGCCGCAACCATCCCTAATCCTGAGCATGAAACCTGGTTCACTACTGACCAACAAATTGTCAGCATCCTCACCACTTCCCTTTTTGAAAATGTGGCGCGTCTCACCATTGGCTTCGATACATCTAAAGGGATATGGGACTGCCTCGCTTGCCATTTCTCCCAGAAGTCTGTTGCCAGTGCCACAAGCCTCAAACTTCAACTCTTTGATCTTCAAAAGGGTTCTCAATCTATTGATGAGTATCTCCAACAAGCCAAATCAATTGCTAATTCCCTAGCCTCAATTAATCAACCCGTCTCTGATACTGATCTGGTTGTGGCCACACTTCATGGACTTGGACTAGATTACCTAATGCTTCGTACTGCCCTTGCTCAATCATCTTCTCTTCCAGATTTCTCTGACCTTCGAGCTCGAATCCTTGCTTTTGAGGCTCAGCAAACCCGGTCACCAGATTCTAATACTGCCTCGGCCTTGTTTCACCATGGATCCAACCCAGCTGCACCCCAGAACTCTGCACCCCCCCCCCTCCCGAGTGGCCCTCCCCCTCGCTGTGACGGCCGCCGGCCCTCTTAATGGCTTGAAACAAGCACCCCGTGCTTGGTTTCAGCGTATGAgcacctttcttctttctgttggGTTCTCTCAGAGTCTTGCAGATTCCTCTTTGTTTATCTATCGTCATGGCcagcatcagattttttttctGCTCTATGTAGATGACATTGTTGTTATGGGCAGCAATGATCAGCTGCTTCAATCCTTTATTGCTAACCTTGGGCGTGGTTTTGACATTAAGGATCTAGGTCCTTTGCATTATTTTTTGGGATTACAGGTTACAAAACGCTATCATGGGCTGCATATTAATCAGCTTAAGTATGCTCATGATCTTCTCTCTAAACATGACCTTTTGCTTAGCAAGCCTGTTCGTACGCCCATGTCTGCCAAGTCTGATCTTCACTCTACTGATGGGGTTTTCCTTGAGAATCCTACAGTTCCTACAGTGTATCGTGAGCTTGTTGGGTCTTTGCAATATCTCACAATCACCCGTCCTGACATTGCTTTTGCTGTTAACTTGGTCTCTCAATTTATGAGTCAGCCTCGTGTTCCCCATCTCATCGCTGTCAAACGTATCCTTCGTTACGTCAAGGGCTCCCTTGGTCATGGGTTGCTGTTCACTCCTCAACGTCAACCAGTTCATCTTTCAGCTTACTCTGATACAGATTGGGCTGGTTGTCCAGCGTCTCGTCAGTCTACATCTGGCTACCTTGTGTATCTCGGTTCCAATCTCATCTCTTGGTGTTCTAAAAAGCAaccagtagaaaagaatacttcaattcagggttaattcaataattctattcatcccacaatgggtgtatatatacaagtacaaaggagtagtctaactctaataggaaacaatctttccataattgtaggatatcctaattaaataagatcctaattacatacagatttacagcgattctacactccccctcaagttggtgcatagatgtctatcatgcccaacttgtcaactgagctgtcaaataccttcttggacactcctttagtaagaacatcagctaattgctcctctgagtttacaaatggaaagcgaataacctttctgtcaagattttctttaataaaatgacggtcaacctccacatgctttgttctatcatgctgaactggattatgtgcaatctcaatggcagctgtgtattatcacaatgcaaatccataggctttttaagcttgtaacccaggtctttcaagacattacgaatccacaacatttcacagactccgtgtgccatacctcggaactcagcttctaCACTTGATTtggcaacaactttctgctttttgctacgccaagtgacaaggttccctccaacaaaagtgaagtacccagatgtagaacgtctgtcagttttatcaccagcccaatctgcatctgtgtacccaataacttccaattcatcttttttctgaaacagtaaccctttacctagcgccatcttcaagtacctcaaaatacgaaagactgcatccatatgctcttcactaggacaatgcataaactgactaacaacactcacagcataagcaatatcaggtctagtatgtgaaagataaatcaaccttcctacaagacgttgatacctccctttatcagttggaacttgatcaggataaatagcaagtctgtgactcatctcaatgggtgtctccattggtctgcagtccagcatccccgtttcagcaagtaaatcaagtacatacttcctttgtgaaagcaaaatccccttcttagaccttgcaacttcaatacccagaaaatacttcagttgtcccagatccttcatttcaaactcctttgacagatacttttgcaattcattcatctctttcggatcatcccctgtaacaatcatgtcatcaacatacacaataagagctgtaatcttaccattcttgcgtttgataaacaaggtatggtcagaattgctctgtctgtatccaaaggctttcatggactttgaaaatcttccaaactaagctcttggagactgcttcaggccatacaaagacttcttcaatttacacaccttgccgacgtcacttgggtaattcttaacacctgggggcacatccatgtacacttcttcctccaaattcccattaaggaacgcatt
Coding sequences:
- the LOC121049995 gene encoding uncharacterized mitochondrial protein AtMg00810-like; protein product: MGSNDQLLQSFIANLGRGFDIKDLGPLHYFLGLQVTKRYHGLHINQLKYAHDLLSKHDLLLSKPVRTPMSAKSDLHSTDGVFLENPTVPTVYRELVGSLQYLTITRPDIAFAVNLVSQFMSQPRVPHLIAVKRILRYVKGSLGHGLLFTPQRQPVHLSAYSDTDWAGCPASRQSTSGYLVYLVLLHCDNLSTTYMASNPVFHACTKHIELDYHYVREKVARGSHRVCFIPSRDQPTDLLTKPLHKSRHLLFTSKLVRPGLSSLRGDVKDTQSLAIDMAIMLCINLGSVLILL